One region of Salvia miltiorrhiza cultivar Shanhuang (shh) chromosome 3, IMPLAD_Smil_shh, whole genome shotgun sequence genomic DNA includes:
- the LOC131017592 gene encoding plasmodesmata-located protein 2-like has protein sequence MQSTNDQSQSQSQLMYPLSMINPTIIQFLIPFFLLIITHSAKALITDHHKLVYTQCSNHTSPNPSHVLLLPNLFQELITHSSKAAFFKTIVGDEKTAISGSFQCRKDLSSDECRSCVIKSSDLSENLCGKILPARIQLRGCYIRYEGEEDGAEPETDAGPEQILHRACSKRKIKRDGFEEMKYAAFGVVESCVMSENGFCEMVYESIRVSAQCVGSLRSACDCGECVARAAEFACEDECRYSVAGEVYIDGCFLSYYYYGDRGFGTYKGGGDRSPKLVAIVVGGLAVLAVGVGLCYFTKSCWKKKDDW, from the exons atgcaaagcaCCAATGATCAATCCCAATCACAATCCCAATTAATGTATCCATTATCCATGATTAATCCCACCATAATCCAGTTCCTAATCCCATTTTTTCTCCTCATAATCACACATTCCGCCAAAGCCCTAATCACAGACCACCACAAATTAGTATACACACAATGCTCAAACCATACCTCACCAAATCCCTCTCACGTTTTGTTACTCCCAAATCTATTTCAAGAACTCATCACACACTCTTCCAAAGCCGCCTTCTTCAAAACCATCGTCGGAGATGAGAAAACCGCGATTTCGGGTTCGTTTCAATGCAGAAAAGATCTCAGCTCGGATGAATGCAGAAGCTGCGTGATCAAATCTTCCGACCTGTCGGAAAATTTGTGCGGCAAAATTTTACCGGCAAGAATCCAGCTCCGCGGCTGCTACATTCGGTACGAGGGGGAGGAAGACGGGGCTGAGCCCGAGACCGATGCGGGCCCGGAGCAAATCCTTCACCGGGCCTGTAGCAAGAGGAAGATCAAGAGAG ATGGATTTGAAGAGATGAAATATGCCGCCTTTGGCGTGGTAGAGAGCTGTGTGATGAGTGAGAATGGATTTTGCGAGATGGTGTATGAATCTATCCGTGTTTCGGCACAGTGTGTGGGGAGTTTGAGGAGCGCCTGCGACTGCGGCGAATGCGTTGCTCGTGCGGCGGAGTTTGCTTGTGAGGATGAATGCAGATATTCTGTTGCGGGAGAGGTTTATATTGATGGATGCTTCCtcagttattattattatggagaTAGGGGCTTTGGCACCTACAAGGGTGGAG GGGACCGTTCGCCAAAACTGGTAGCAATTGTTGTTGGGGGTTTAGCTGTTTTAGCAGTGGGAGTTGGGCTATGTTACTTCACCAAGTCTTgttggaagaagaaagatg ATTGGTGA